From Erigeron canadensis isolate Cc75 chromosome 8, C_canadensis_v1, whole genome shotgun sequence, one genomic window encodes:
- the LOC122580381 gene encoding heavy metal-associated isoprenylated plant protein 30-like, whose product MGNMRSDSLFGSFISAIINYCFSYQARYETKEHLRHDIMPNANYKGRRPLSLQTVELQVRMCCSGCERVVKSAIYKLRGVDSIEVELELEKVTVIGYVDRNKVLKAVRRAGKRAEFWPYPNHPLYFTSSSNYFKDTTLEYKETYNYYRHGYNLGDKHGSIHVSQRGDDKVSNMFNDDNVNACCVM is encoded by the exons ATGGGGAACATGAGATCAGATAGCCTATTTGGATCTTTCATTTCTGCTATCATCAACTACTGCTTTAGCTATCAAGCAAGGTATGAAACGAAAGAACACCTTAGACACGACATCATGCCCAACGCCAATTATAAGGGTCGTCGCCCTCTTTCTTTACAG ACTGTTGAGCTTCAAGTCAGGATGTGTTGCAGTGGATGTGAGCGGGTAGTCAAGAGTGCCATCTACAAGCTCAGAg gggtCGACTCGATAGAGGTGGAGCTAGAACTAGAGAAGGTGACAGTGATTGGATACGTGGATCGGAACAAGGTGTTGAAGGCGGTGAGGAGGGCAGGGAAGAGGGCAGAGTTTTGGCCTTACCCAAACCACCCGCTATACTTCACATCATCAAGCAACTACTTCAAGGACACCACCCTTGAATACAAAGAGACCTACAATTACTATCGGCATGGATACAACCTGGGTGACAAGCACGGAAGTATTCATGTCAGCCAAAGAGGGGACGACAAAGTTAGTAACATGTTTAACGATGATAACGTTAACGCCTGCTGTGTCATGTAA